The following proteins are co-located in the Vigna unguiculata cultivar IT97K-499-35 chromosome 9, ASM411807v1, whole genome shotgun sequence genome:
- the LOC114162196 gene encoding manganese-dependent ADP-ribose/CDP-alcohol diphosphatase-like isoform X3, producing MFVINFGDIVDGFCPKDQSLDSVQNVVDEFEKFKGGPVYHMIGNHCLYNLPRSKLLPLLKIQSLDGRAYYDFSPVPEYRFVVLDAYDISAIGWPQDHPKTLEAMKILREKNPNEDKNSPDNLEGPERRFVMFNGGLGKEQMEWLDGVLLDATKLKQKVIVCCHLPLDPGAASKATLLWNYDEVMNLIHRYNCVKACLAGHDHKGGYSIDSHGIHHRVFEAALECPPGTNAFGYIDVYDDRISLVGTDRMESTDMHFSPPY from the coding sequence ATGTTTGTGATCAATTTTGGAGATATTGTTGATGGGTTTTGTCCCAAAGATCAATCTCTTGATAGTGTACAAAATGTTGTGGACGAATTTGAGAAGTTCAAGGGGGGACCTGTGTATCATATGATTGGAAATCACTGCCTATACAATCTCCCTCGCAGCAAGTTGCTTCCATTATTGAAGATCCAAAGTCTTGATGGCCGTGCATACTATGATTTCTCACCGGTGCCTGAATATAGATTCGTAGTTCTGGATGCCTATGACATCAGTGCCATTGGTTGGCCGCAAGATCATCCAAAAACATTGGAGGCCATGAAAATCCTAAGGGAGAAGAATCCAAATGAAGACAAGAACAGTCCAGATAATTTGGAGGGGCCTGAAAGAAGGTTTGTCATGTTTAATGGAGGTCTTGGAAAGGAACAGATGGAATGGCTAGATGGTGTTCTCCTGGATGCAACAAAATTGAAACAGAAAGTGATTGTCTGTTGCCATTTGCCTCTAGATCCTGGTGCGGCAAGTAAAGCGACACTGCTGTGGAATTATGATGAAGTAATGAATTTGATACACAGATACAATTGCGTTAAGGCCTGTCTTGCAGGGCACGATCATAAAGGGGGATACTCCATTGATTCTCATGGGATACACCATAGAGTTTTTGAAGCTGCTTTGGAATGTCCTCCTGGTACCAATGCATTTGGATACATTGATGTCTACGACGACAGGATATCACTCGTCGGAACTGACAGAATGGAAAGTACAGACATGCATTTTAGCCCCCCATATTAA
- the LOC114162196 gene encoding manganese-dependent ADP-ribose/CDP-alcohol diphosphatase-like isoform X2 encodes MPTKSFEALKSTLKLSIERAVKEWNTHQKHMFVINFGDIVDGFCPKDQSLDSVQNVVDEFEKFKGGPVYHMIGNHCLYNLPRSKLLPLLKIQSLDGRAYYDFSPVPEYRFVVLDAYDISAIGWPQDHPKTLEAMKILREKNPNEDKNSPDNLEGPERRFVMFNGGLGKEQMEWLDGVLLDATKLKQKVIVCCHLPLDPGAASKATLLWNYDEVMNLIHRYNCVKACLAGHDHKGGYSIDSHGIHHRVFEAALECPPGTNAFGYIDVYDDRISLVGTDRMESTDMHFSPPY; translated from the coding sequence AGAGCAGTTAAAGAATGGAACACTCATCAGAAGCATATGTTTGTGATCAATTTTGGAGATATTGTTGATGGGTTTTGTCCCAAAGATCAATCTCTTGATAGTGTACAAAATGTTGTGGACGAATTTGAGAAGTTCAAGGGGGGACCTGTGTATCATATGATTGGAAATCACTGCCTATACAATCTCCCTCGCAGCAAGTTGCTTCCATTATTGAAGATCCAAAGTCTTGATGGCCGTGCATACTATGATTTCTCACCGGTGCCTGAATATAGATTCGTAGTTCTGGATGCCTATGACATCAGTGCCATTGGTTGGCCGCAAGATCATCCAAAAACATTGGAGGCCATGAAAATCCTAAGGGAGAAGAATCCAAATGAAGACAAGAACAGTCCAGATAATTTGGAGGGGCCTGAAAGAAGGTTTGTCATGTTTAATGGAGGTCTTGGAAAGGAACAGATGGAATGGCTAGATGGTGTTCTCCTGGATGCAACAAAATTGAAACAGAAAGTGATTGTCTGTTGCCATTTGCCTCTAGATCCTGGTGCGGCAAGTAAAGCGACACTGCTGTGGAATTATGATGAAGTAATGAATTTGATACACAGATACAATTGCGTTAAGGCCTGTCTTGCAGGGCACGATCATAAAGGGGGATACTCCATTGATTCTCATGGGATACACCATAGAGTTTTTGAAGCTGCTTTGGAATGTCCTCCTGGTACCAATGCATTTGGATACATTGATGTCTACGACGACAGGATATCACTCGTCGGAACTGACAGAATGGAAAGTACAGACATGCATTTTAGCCCCCCATATTAA
- the LOC114162196 gene encoding manganese-dependent ADP-ribose/CDP-alcohol diphosphatase-like isoform X1, with protein MVSSYGQPRFSFGLISDVQYADISDGRSFLGVPRYYRHSILVLQRAVKEWNTHQKHMFVINFGDIVDGFCPKDQSLDSVQNVVDEFEKFKGGPVYHMIGNHCLYNLPRSKLLPLLKIQSLDGRAYYDFSPVPEYRFVVLDAYDISAIGWPQDHPKTLEAMKILREKNPNEDKNSPDNLEGPERRFVMFNGGLGKEQMEWLDGVLLDATKLKQKVIVCCHLPLDPGAASKATLLWNYDEVMNLIHRYNCVKACLAGHDHKGGYSIDSHGIHHRVFEAALECPPGTNAFGYIDVYDDRISLVGTDRMESTDMHFSPPY; from the coding sequence ATGGTTTCTTCCTACGGGCAACCACGTTTTTCTTTTGGATTGATTTCTGATGTTCAATATGCGGATATTTCTGATGGTCGCTCATTCCTTGGTGTTCCACGGTATTATAGGCACAGTATTCTTGTGTTGCAGAGAGCAGTTAAAGAATGGAACACTCATCAGAAGCATATGTTTGTGATCAATTTTGGAGATATTGTTGATGGGTTTTGTCCCAAAGATCAATCTCTTGATAGTGTACAAAATGTTGTGGACGAATTTGAGAAGTTCAAGGGGGGACCTGTGTATCATATGATTGGAAATCACTGCCTATACAATCTCCCTCGCAGCAAGTTGCTTCCATTATTGAAGATCCAAAGTCTTGATGGCCGTGCATACTATGATTTCTCACCGGTGCCTGAATATAGATTCGTAGTTCTGGATGCCTATGACATCAGTGCCATTGGTTGGCCGCAAGATCATCCAAAAACATTGGAGGCCATGAAAATCCTAAGGGAGAAGAATCCAAATGAAGACAAGAACAGTCCAGATAATTTGGAGGGGCCTGAAAGAAGGTTTGTCATGTTTAATGGAGGTCTTGGAAAGGAACAGATGGAATGGCTAGATGGTGTTCTCCTGGATGCAACAAAATTGAAACAGAAAGTGATTGTCTGTTGCCATTTGCCTCTAGATCCTGGTGCGGCAAGTAAAGCGACACTGCTGTGGAATTATGATGAAGTAATGAATTTGATACACAGATACAATTGCGTTAAGGCCTGTCTTGCAGGGCACGATCATAAAGGGGGATACTCCATTGATTCTCATGGGATACACCATAGAGTTTTTGAAGCTGCTTTGGAATGTCCTCCTGGTACCAATGCATTTGGATACATTGATGTCTACGACGACAGGATATCACTCGTCGGAACTGACAGAATGGAAAGTACAGACATGCATTTTAGCCCCCCATATTAA